One window of Methanobacterium alkalithermotolerans genomic DNA carries:
- the argH gene encoding argininosuccinate lyase produces the protein MNLRSGRLGKKMSAKTAEFTSSLEFDRYIFQADIECNLAHTTMLSRQKIIDPLIADKIIQSLEKLKSEGIEALTLDHSVEDIHMAVENYVTGEVGEEAGFMHTAKSRNDQVATDLRIVLKEKVDEIQGFILEFIGGILEMAHEHQETVMIGYTHLQHAQPTTFAHHLLAYAHSLKRDYERLKDAYKRVDLNPLGSAAMTTTSFPIDRNITTDLLGFSAYMENSMDAVSSRDFIAETIFSLSLLVTTLGKICEEMVLWSTYEFGIIEIADEFSSTSSIMPQKKNPDVAEIARGKSGILYGELVTILTILKALPYTYNRDLQEITPHLWNGVKHSQEILDMVANMLLSVKVNKERCLELAGANFATATDLADIMVREKKMPFRTAHKIVGRMVTEAINQKLKPEEVTGEFLDKISVDITGDKLNLDEDLIKKALDPLENVKMRTVPGGPSPVMVQKAMDNLEEYIKKEKRKNK, from the coding sequence GTGAATTTAAGATCCGGACGATTGGGTAAAAAGATGAGTGCTAAGACGGCTGAATTTACTTCTTCTTTGGAATTTGATAGATACATTTTTCAGGCTGATATTGAATGTAACCTGGCCCACACCACCATGCTATCCCGTCAAAAAATAATAGATCCTCTAATTGCAGATAAAATAATCCAATCCCTGGAAAAATTAAAAAGCGAGGGCATTGAGGCACTTACTCTGGACCACTCTGTAGAAGACATCCATATGGCGGTGGAAAATTACGTTACCGGTGAGGTGGGTGAAGAAGCAGGTTTTATGCATACAGCCAAGTCCCGTAATGACCAGGTAGCCACTGATTTAAGGATAGTTTTAAAGGAGAAAGTGGATGAAATCCAGGGTTTTATACTGGAATTTATAGGGGGTATCCTGGAAATGGCCCATGAGCACCAGGAAACAGTGATGATTGGTTATACTCATCTGCAGCATGCCCAGCCCACCACCTTTGCCCACCACTTACTGGCCTATGCCCACTCCCTTAAAAGAGATTATGAAAGATTAAAGGATGCATATAAACGGGTTGATTTAAATCCATTAGGCTCAGCAGCCATGACCACCACCAGTTTTCCTATAGACAGGAATATTACCACGGATTTACTGGGATTTAGTGCTTATATGGAAAATTCCATGGATGCTGTTAGTTCCCGGGACTTTATTGCCGAAACCATATTCAGTCTATCTCTCCTGGTTACTACTTTAGGTAAGATTTGTGAGGAAATGGTGCTCTGGAGTACCTATGAATTCGGGATAATTGAAATTGCAGATGAGTTCTCATCTACTTCTTCTATCATGCCCCAGAAAAAAAATCCAGATGTGGCAGAAATAGCCCGGGGAAAAAGTGGAATTTTATATGGTGAACTGGTAACCATACTCACCATCTTAAAGGCCCTGCCCTATACTTATAACCGTGATTTACAGGAAATAACCCCTCATTTATGGAACGGAGTTAAGCACTCTCAGGAAATACTGGACATGGTAGCCAATATGCTGTTAAGTGTTAAAGTAAATAAAGAGCGTTGCCTGGAACTTGCCGGGGCTAATTTTGCCACTGCCACGGATCTGGCAGATATAATGGTCCGGGAAAAAAAGATGCCCTTTAGAACCGCCCATAAAATTGTAGGTAGAATGGTAACTGAGGCCATAAATCAAAAATTAAAACCAGAAGAGGTCACCGGAGAATTTTTAGATAAAATATCAGTGGATATTACCGGTGATAAATTGAATCTGGATGAAGACCTTATAAAAAAAGCCCTGGATCCTCTGGAAAATGTGAAGATGAGGACTGTGCCGGGTGGTCCCTCTCCGGTGATGGTGCAAAAGGCCATGGACAATCTTGAGGAATACATAAAAAAGGAAAAGCGAAAGAATAAATAA
- a CDS encoding 30S ribosomal protein S27ae: MKKCELYEVDGDKIKRKNPFCVRCSSGVFMADHGDRYSCGKCGYTEWKNKG; the protein is encoded by the coding sequence ATGAAAAAATGTGAACTTTACGAAGTGGATGGAGACAAAATCAAGCGTAAAAATCCTTTCTGTGTTAGATGCTCCAGCGGAGTATTCATGGCTGACCATGGGGACCGATACTCCTGTGGAAAGTGTGGTTACACCGAATGGAAAAACAAGGGTTAA
- a CDS encoding 30S ribosomal protein S24e — MELNIIEKTENPVLNRTEIDFECLYHGEATPKLLDIKSKLVALLDADKELMVVDNVQPFFGEGRAKCYAKIYDSKESLNDIETKHILEKNKEASKEEGQEE, encoded by the coding sequence ATGGAACTCAATATAATAGAAAAAACTGAAAATCCAGTTCTTAACAGAACTGAAATAGATTTTGAATGCTTATACCATGGAGAAGCTACCCCTAAACTTTTAGATATTAAAAGTAAGCTGGTTGCATTACTTGATGCTGATAAAGAATTAATGGTAGTGGATAATGTTCAGCCTTTCTTTGGAGAAGGCCGGGCCAAATGCTATGCTAAAATTTACGATTCTAAAGAAAGTCTAAATGATATAGAAACTAAACACATCCTGGAAAAAAATAAAGAAGCTTCTAAAGAAGAAGGCCAGGAGGAATAA
- a CDS encoding GTP-dependent dephospho-CoA kinase family protein yields the protein MLKLQKELRSELKKPLGDLYPSFKEALDLLSPEDFIISVGDVTTKNLIESGICPRLAIIDNRIQRKDSNQEINYSATILKAKNPPGTITKALWETIEKALSSSQEFSENFLIIVSGEEDLAVLPCILLAPEDSVILYGQPNEGLVMVKSQKVKKKVEELINRFEEE from the coding sequence GTGTTAAAACTTCAAAAAGAATTGAGATCAGAACTTAAAAAACCATTAGGAGATCTCTATCCTTCATTTAAAGAAGCACTTGATTTATTATCCCCTGAAGATTTTATAATTTCGGTAGGGGATGTCACTACAAAAAATCTCATTGAATCAGGAATCTGTCCCCGTTTAGCCATTATAGACAATCGGATTCAGAGAAAAGATTCCAATCAAGAAATTAATTACTCTGCCACCATTTTAAAAGCCAAAAACCCCCCGGGAACTATAACCAAAGCTCTATGGGAAACCATAGAAAAAGCTCTAAGCTCTTCACAGGAGTTTTCTGAAAACTTTTTGATTATAGTAAGTGGTGAAGAAGATCTTGCTGTTCTTCCCTGCATCCTTTTAGCCCCTGAAGATTCTGTAATCTTATATGGGCAGCCTAATGAGGGTCTGGTAATGGTGAAAAGTCAAAAGGTAAAGAAAAAAGTTGAAGAATTAATCAATAGATTTGAGGAGGAATAA
- the spt4 gene encoding transcription elongation factor subunit Spt4, with product MTIKACTKCNRITNDERCPVCDLPSSTNWSGLLIIIDPDKSDIASELNINIPGEYALRVR from the coding sequence ATGACCATAAAAGCCTGTACAAAGTGCAACCGTATAACTAATGATGAACGTTGCCCGGTGTGTGATTTACCCTCTTCCACTAACTGGAGTGGGCTCCTGATAATCATCGACCCTGATAAGTCTGATATTGCTTCAGAGTTGAATATTAATATACCGGGAGAATATGCATTGAGGGTTAGATAG
- a CDS encoding DNA-directed RNA polymerase encodes MYYLSKIEDTVRIPPHRFDEPLEEVAIETLNESYVGKIDKKLGLMVSVKDIEDLGTGRVIMGDGAAYHDLKFNAIFFKPELHEIIEGEVIEIAEFGAFVRMGPMDGLVHVSQVTDDYINYDAKRGALLGKESKKSLEEGNKVRARIVALSLKGKSSKETKIGLTMRQPGLGKDEWIENEKRKKKK; translated from the coding sequence TTGTATTACCTATCTAAAATAGAAGACACTGTGCGGATTCCGCCCCACCGTTTTGATGAACCTTTAGAAGAGGTGGCCATTGAAACCTTAAATGAATCCTATGTAGGAAAAATTGATAAAAAATTAGGTTTGATGGTATCTGTTAAAGATATAGAGGACCTGGGTACCGGTAGAGTCATCATGGGAGATGGAGCCGCCTATCACGACCTGAAATTCAATGCTATATTTTTCAAACCAGAACTCCATGAAATAATTGAAGGAGAGGTAATTGAAATAGCAGAATTTGGTGCATTTGTCAGGATGGGACCAATGGATGGTCTGGTTCACGTATCTCAGGTTACTGACGATTATATAAATTACGACGCTAAAAGAGGAGCCTTACTTGGTAAAGAATCTAAAAAGAGTCTGGAAGAAGGTAATAAAGTACGGGCTCGAATAGTGGCCCTTAGTTTGAAGGGTAAATCTTCTAAAGAAACTAAGATAGGTCTTACCATGAGGCAGCCTGGTCTTGGAAAAGACGAATGGATTGAAAACGAAAAAAGGAAGAAGAAAAAATGA
- a CDS encoding inorganic diphosphatase: MNLWKDIAPGPSVPEVVYAVIEIPKGSRNKYEYDKDMEAFALDRVLYSPFVYPAEYGIIPQTIYDDGDPMDILVLMEEPTFPGCVIESRPIGVMRMIDGGDQDDKILAVPVQDPRYEEVKDISDVPPHLLKEIEHFFKEYKHLEGKSTQILGWENAEKAFKAIEHSIDLYQK; encoded by the coding sequence ATGAATCTCTGGAAAGATATTGCCCCTGGGCCTTCAGTACCTGAAGTGGTATATGCAGTTATTGAAATACCAAAAGGATCAAGAAACAAGTACGAGTATGATAAAGATATGGAAGCCTTTGCACTGGATCGGGTGCTGTATTCACCATTTGTTTACCCTGCTGAATACGGAATCATCCCCCAGACCATTTACGATGATGGTGACCCTATGGATATACTGGTACTGATGGAGGAACCAACTTTCCCGGGATGCGTTATTGAAAGTAGACCCATCGGGGTAATGCGTATGATTGATGGGGGAGATCAGGACGATAAAATACTGGCAGTTCCAGTTCAGGACCCTCGCTATGAAGAGGTAAAGGATATTAGCGATGTTCCACCCCACCTGCTAAAAGAAATTGAACATTTCTTCAAAGAGTACAAACACCTGGAGGGTAAAAGCACCCAGATTTTAGGATGGGAAAATGCAGAAAAAGCATTTAAAGCTATTGAACACTCCATTGATTTATACCAGAAATAG
- a CDS encoding type II toxin-antitoxin system VapC family toxin: MLPFQFKVDIIEELEKILPSYQLTVPSFVIRELEGIKKTAKGKDKLAASIALKMVSSPQIKITEYPLKRGEKVDDALLRISKVLCTNDRELKKRARSKGITVVYLRQKRYMAVEGHSS, translated from the coding sequence ATGCTGCCTTTCCAGTTCAAGGTGGATATCATTGAGGAACTGGAAAAAATCTTACCCTCTTACCAGTTAACTGTGCCTTCCTTTGTTATTAGAGAACTGGAAGGTATAAAAAAAACAGCAAAGGGTAAGGATAAACTGGCAGCATCAATTGCCCTGAAGATGGTATCTTCTCCTCAAATAAAAATCACTGAATATCCTCTTAAAAGAGGCGAAAAGGTGGATGATGCGCTTCTTCGAATATCAAAAGTGTTATGTACCAATGACCGGGAACTAAAAAAAAGGGCCCGTTCTAAAGGGATAACCGTGGTTTACTTACGTCAAAAAAGATACATGGCTGTGGAAGGCCATAGTAGTTAA
- the eif2g gene encoding translation initiation factor IF-2 subunit gamma, with protein sequence MKIQSEINIGLVGHVDHGKTTLTKALSGIWTDTHSEETKRGISIRLGYADITFRKCAECAPPQCFTTALVCEKCGKDTEILRKVSFVDAPGHETLMATMLSGAAIMDGAVLVIAANEPCPQPQTKEHLMALDVIGVKEVIVVQNKIDIVSKERALESYQEIKDFVKGTCAEDAPIIPVSAQQGANIDILIDLIENKIKTPKRKINKPPLMYVARSFDINKPGSGPEDIVGGVIGGTLVQGKLKVGDELEIKPGVQIKKDGKTTWISLHSRITGLIAGGETVDEVGPGGLVGVGTNLDPALTKADSLSGSVAGEAGTLPPVMHQLDMEVNLLERVVGTKEEREVEPIKAKEPLMINAGTTTTIGVVTTAGNQASVTLKLPVCAETGQRVALSRRVGARWRLIGYGIIK encoded by the coding sequence GTGAAAATTCAGTCGGAAATTAACATAGGGCTAGTGGGTCACGTAGACCATGGTAAAACCACGCTTACCAAGGCATTATCTGGTATATGGACCGATACCCACAGTGAAGAAACTAAAAGAGGTATCTCTATCCGGTTGGGATATGCAGATATAACCTTCCGTAAATGTGCCGAATGTGCCCCACCCCAGTGCTTCACCACTGCACTGGTTTGTGAGAAATGTGGAAAGGATACCGAAATTTTAAGAAAGGTATCTTTTGTAGATGCTCCTGGGCACGAAACCCTTATGGCTACCATGCTCTCTGGAGCAGCCATAATGGATGGAGCTGTTCTGGTTATAGCTGCTAATGAACCATGTCCTCAACCTCAAACCAAGGAACACCTTATGGCCCTGGATGTTATTGGAGTTAAGGAAGTAATTGTAGTCCAGAATAAAATAGATATCGTATCTAAAGAAAGGGCCCTGGAGAGTTACCAGGAAATTAAGGATTTCGTTAAGGGCACCTGCGCAGAAGACGCACCTATAATTCCTGTATCTGCTCAGCAAGGAGCTAATATTGATATTCTTATAGACTTAATTGAAAATAAAATTAAAACCCCCAAGAGGAAAATCAATAAACCACCACTGATGTATGTGGCCCGTTCCTTTGATATTAACAAGCCAGGATCTGGACCAGAAGACATTGTAGGGGGAGTTATTGGAGGGACCCTGGTTCAGGGTAAACTGAAAGTAGGGGATGAATTAGAAATAAAACCAGGTGTACAAATCAAAAAAGATGGTAAAACTACCTGGATTAGTTTACACTCTCGTATAACCGGTTTAATAGCAGGTGGAGAAACCGTGGATGAAGTAGGTCCCGGAGGACTGGTCGGTGTAGGTACCAATCTTGATCCAGCTTTAACCAAAGCCGATTCTCTTTCAGGATCTGTAGCAGGTGAAGCAGGAACCTTACCTCCCGTAATGCACCAGCTGGATATGGAAGTCAATTTACTCGAAAGAGTAGTGGGTACTAAAGAAGAAAGAGAAGTAGAGCCCATAAAAGCCAAGGAACCTCTGATGATTAATGCCGGTACCACCACCACCATTGGAGTGGTTACCACTGCTGGTAATCAGGCCAGTGTAACTCTTAAATTACCTGTTTGTGCTGAAACCGGTCAAAGGGTTGCTTTATCCCGTAGGGTAGGTGCCAGATGGAGGTTAATTGGATATGGTATCATCAAATAA